TACGAAAAGGAAGAGCCAGGTTTACCAACCTTGGACATGGACAAAAGGAATGTGATCTAACAGGGGAAGTAAAGTATATTAAAGAAGGTTATTTACACTATTCCATTTCTAAGGGCTGGTTTGAATGGATTAATAGGCATAACATTTATGCCAAAAAAGAAGCAGCATTCAGGTATTATAATTGTCCACCATTTCGGAATATTTTCGTTCGTCACGCAAGTATGCGAAGGATTGCTTTAAAATGCTGGCTAACCAAATCTCTAATCTGGCCTTTTCTACGTTTTATTCATGCCTATTTCTTCAAATTGGGATTTTTAGAGGGTATTCAGGGATTATTGTATTGTGTTAATAACTTCTATTATGAATTTATGATCTCAATTCAATACAGAGAACTAAAAAGAAATGAAATTATTGCAAATGGGCAGCGTTCAAGTCCTATTCTAAATATAAAAAGTGATTTAAGGCTTGTTATACATCAGCCAGATAAAAGCCAAATTTCAGAATAAGATTGCCTTTTTTCAAAATGCTTAAATAGTAGCTCTGTCTAATAGACTCTCATAAATTATTCATAATCGTATTTCTATAGAATCAATTTTTCATCCTTTTACGGCAAGTCATTGTATCATTCCTTAATTATATACACATAAAAATTGAAAAATGCTCGCACAAATCAAACCATTTCTAGCTTCTAATGCGAATGTTGAAGAAAAAGAGAATTACTTAGAAATTCCGATTCAAAATCAAACTAACGGCTTAAAGGCAAACGCTTATTATTTCAACCATCCTGAATGGGCTGAAGAATATTTGAATTATTGTCATAGGAGTGATGCGTTTATTAATAGATGGAGGGCTGCTATTGGGGATTGGACTGATAAAATTGTTGTTGATTTGGGTTGTGGCCCAGGCAATATTTATGCGTCATTAAAGGGAAAGCCAAAGCTTTTAATTGGGGTTGATGTAGCACCCAAATCGCTTGAGTTTGCAAAAGATCTAGGGTACCTGCCTATTCTGGCTGATGCTACAAGTTTGCCATTTAAATCGGAATTTGCCGATATCGTTACTTTAAATGCGGCGTTACATCATTGTGAAAATATGGAAGCTGTTTTAAAAGAAGCTGCACGTCTTGTAAAGCCAGGCGGCCTATTGATCACTGATCATGATCCGCAGTTAAGTGCATGGAATTATAAAGGGTTAGCCAAGCTCTTATGGAATGTACGTTTAGTATGGTATAAAGTAACTGGTCATGGTTTTCATAAAACAAACAGTCAACAATACTGGGGATTGGCTTGTGAGCTTCATCATAAGCCAGGGCATGGCGTGACAAAACTATTTTTTCAAAAAACACTTAAGTCAATGGGTTTTGATGTTAAAGTGTTCCCTCATAATCATCAATTGGGGGCGGAAGTACTTGAAGGTCAAATAGGCAAGGCTGAACTCAAGTATAGAGTAGGAAATATTTTATCTGGAAGAAATCCAAATGCAGTTGGTAGTGCTTTGACGTTAATGTGTGTTGCCAAAAAAAGAGCGTTCAAAAGTTCTCTTTAATACTATAACGAGTTATTGGTTTTCAAACTGGCACAAGCAACTAATGTTGCTTGTGCTTTAAGAGTAAAGGTTATGAATAGTCGCTATTTATACTATTTGCAAGTCGTAACCGCTGCTTTAGACATTATTCTGTGTAATATACTATGTTTAATAATGTCGATCTGGCTTGAAGGTCCGATAGCTTTTCCCTTAACAAAGAGCTATTATGCGTTGGGCTTATTTATTAGTTCAGCATGGATACTTATAAGCTATGTGAATAAAATTTATAGTAAAAAGAACGTACTGTCATTTTTACTCTTTAAAAAGAAGACCTTAGAAGGGATTTTCTACTTTGGAATTATTGTTACGGCTTATTCTGTTATTTTTTATCCGGTAATGCTCTTCTCTGGAGTGTTTATCGGTGTCGCCTGTTTATTAATTACATTAACAAGCAATCGGTATTTGTATTTAAAAATATATAGGGCATTTAAAAGCAAACCTTTTCTGAAAGAAAAGGTGGTTCTCATAGGCTATAATGCTACTTCTAAAAAAATTGCCTCTAGTATTGAAGAAAATGAGATCAATAAAGAGGTGATTGGTTTTTGTGACGAGGAATCTAATGTAGAAGAGCTATCTCATTATCCAATTTTGGGAAATATTGACCAAGCTTTAGAAGTTTGTAAGAAATATGGTGCAACTGAAATTTATTCTAGCATAGCACCAGAATATAATCCCGAAATATATCGAATCATTCAATTAGCCGATCGGCATTGTATCCATTTTAGATTTGTTCCTGATATCGATGTTTTTATAAAAACACCCTATCACGTAGATTTTTGGAATAATATGCCTGTACTATCTCTTCGCAAAGAGCCATTACAGCAATTGGACAATCAAATTCTAAAAACTGCTTTCGATTTTGTTTTTAGTCTCATTGTTGTACTATTTATTCTTTCCTGGTTGGTTCCTTTAATTGGATTGATAATTTGGTTGGAATCTGGCGGTCCTGTTTTTTTCAAACAGGAGCGAAATGGAAAGGGAAATAAAAAGTTTACTTGTTTGAAGTTTAGAAGTATGAAATTAAATGAGCAGGCTGATGTAAAACAGGCAATTGTCAATGATGAGCGTCTGACGCGGGTTGGAAAACTACTTCGACATTTAAACATAGATGAATTACCCCAATTTATAAATGTTTTAAAGGGAGAGATGAGTATTGTAGGCCCACGCCCTCATATGCTAAAGCATACAACTGAATATGCTGAAACCGTAGATGATTTTATGGTCCGCCATTTTGTAAAGCCAGGCATAACAGGTTGGGCGCAGGTAAATGGATGTAGAGGCGGTATTGAATCAAAGGAAAAACTAAAAAGGAGAGTTCAATATGATTTGTGGTATTTGGAAAATTGGAGATTTGTACTTGATGTAAAAATCATCCTATTAACTACCATAAGCGTTTTTAAAGGTGATAAAAATGCTTATTAGCTATCTCTGTAAAATAGTAAGTACTTTATTTACATTTGTATCTTAAAGCAAGATTCTACTTCCGCTATATATATCCAATCTTATAAGATATACATTTCCTGAATTTATTACCATTTCATAAACGCTAACTTTTTTCATATACTGAATAGCGTTAAATAGGTATTTATCACCAGTTTAAATATGATCTAATTCCTCTGATCTGCTACCTGATTTTTTATTCGCATCTACTCAATTGTATTAACTGCAAAATTAAACTGTATGTTACCCCGCCATCGATCAGTCATTACTCTAAGATCTAAAACTGGCATCCGCAAAATTTTCCAGAGCAAATGCGGTTCATTAAAAGCATCAAATGCTAACTATATTTTTAGTCTAAGTATTATGATGTTGTTTCTCTTTAGTATTCTATCTGCTAACGCACAGAATGCAATAGTTGCTGAAAATCAGAAACCGGGCAGCCCTAGTAGTGAATGGGACATAAGTGGCGCAGGTGACTTGGGCCTTCAAGGCTTTGCAACTGATATCAGCGTCAATAAAGGAGAACGCATACAGTTTAAGATCAAATCAAATACAGCTTACACCATTGACATATACCGGATAGGATATTATCAAGGCAATGGAGCTCGGAAAGTGGGAACCGGAACTATTACTGCTACTTTACCTCAAACACAACCTGCCGAATTTGAAGATCCAGTTACAGGACTTATAGACTGTGGCACTTGGCTAGTTTCAGGCTATTGGGATGTACCTACAGATGCTGTGTCAGGTGTCTATGTAGCACTTCTTAAAAGTGTGAGCTCCAGCGGTGCCAGCCATATTGTATTTATTGTACGTGATGATGCCAGCACATCTGAATTATTATTCCAAACCTCCGATGCAACATGGCAGGCTTACAACAACTATGGTGGAAATAGCCTTTATGTGGGAAATACAAGCTTACCTGGCGGGCATGCTTCAAAAGTGAGTTATAATCGGCCCTTCCTTACACGTGATGGTGGCGGTGGTGGTGGCGTGGCTGAAGACTGGTTGTTTAATGCTGAATATCCCATGATACGATGGCTAGAACGTAATGGATATAATGTAACGTATTTCACCGATGTTGATGCTGATAGACGTGGTAACTTAATAAGGAATCATAAGGTCTTTATGTCTGTTGGACATGATGAGTATTGGTCGGCCCAGCATAGAGCCAATGTAGAAGCTGCCCGTGATGCTGGAGTACATTTAGCTTTTTTTAGTGGTAATGAAATTTATTGGAAAACACGGTGGGAGCCAAGCAAAGATGGTACCAATACAAACTATCGTACGTTAGTCTGTTACAAAGAAGGAACATTGGGCGAAAACGTATGTGGAGGAAAATGTGATCCATTGCCAAATGTTTGGACTGGATTATGGCGAGATGGCTGTCAAAGTTCAGCAGCAGATGCTTGCAAACCTGAAAATGCACTTTCGGGTCAAATTAGTTGGTCCGGTGATATTTCAACAATTTTGGTTCCTGCGAAATACAAAAGTTATCGTTTTTGGAGGAACACCTCTATCGCTACCCTTGCTAATAATCAAACAGCATCACTTTCAACTAATACATTGGGTTATGAGTGGAACTATGAACAAAATAATGGAGCTTACCCAGCAGGAAGAGTAAGGCTTTCTGAAACGACCGTAAATGGCAAAACGCATAAACTATCATTATACCGCCATAGCAGTGGAGCGTTAGTGTTTGGTGCTGGAACCGTACAATGGTCCTGGGGATTAGATGGTAAGCATGACAGGGGAAGCTCTCCAGAAGATCTGGATGTGCAGCAGGCCACTATTAACCTTTTCGCTGATATGGGTGTTCAACCAGGCTCCTTACAAACAGGAGTTGCAGTTACGGCTATTACAGAGCGTGTACCTCCCACTACTGTAATAACATCGCCAGTCAATGGTGCTACCATTGCTAGTGGGGCCACACTAACGATTAGCGGTACTGCTACTGAAACTGCAGGTGTGGTGGCCGGTGTTGAAGTATCAGTAGATGGAGGTGTTACCTGGAATGAGGCCACAGGAGCTACTAGTTGGACGTACTCCTGGACAGTCGCTGGAACGGGAACATTTACTATTAAAAGCAGGGCAGTGGATGATATGGGAAACCTGGAAACTACTGAGACAACTGCTAATAAAATACAGGTTAGTACTTCGGGTACAGTTCCTCCTCCACCTGATCCTTCTCCATCGCCAATTGATGGGCCTGGTGGGCCTATATTGTTGATCACTTCAACATCCAACCCGTTTAGCCGTTATACGGTTGAAATTCTTAGGACTGAAGGTTTTAATGCCTTTGCTAATAAAGATATTTCTCAGGTAACTGCAACCGAGCTTGATAATTATGACGTAGTGATACTAGGTGAATTCACGCTGAATTCAACCCAGGTTACTATGTTTACTAACTGGGTTACGAATGGTGGAACACTGATAGCAATGCGACCTGGTACACAATTGGCCTCACTATTTGGAATAACAGTTACATCCAATACACTTTCCAATCGCTATTTATTAGTGAATACAGCAACAGTGCAAGGCAAGGGTATTGTAAACCAAACGATCCAATTTCATGGAGCTGCTACTTTATATACTCTAAATGGTGCAACTAGTTTGGCTACCTTTTATTCCTCCGCCACGGCTGCAACTACCAATCCGGCTGTTACCATTCGTAATGTAGGCAGTAAGGGAGGGCAGGCAATTGCCTTTGCGTATGACCTGGCAAAGTCAGTGATTTACTCACGGCAAGGTAATCCGGCCTGGTCAGGGCAAGAAAGGGATGGACAGGATGGACCTATTCGTTCAGATGATCTGTATTATGGTAATGCATCCTCTGACCCACAAGCAGACTGGATTGACCTTAATAAAGTATCTATTCCCCAGGCGGATGAGCAACAGCGATTGTTGACCAATATTATCATGATTGGTAATGAAGATAAAAAGCCTTTGCCGCGTTTCTGGTTTCTTCCAAGAGGATTGAAAGCCGCTATTGTTATGACAGGGGATGATCATGCTAATGGAGGTACGGCTGGCCGTTTTGATATATACAAATCAATGAGTTCGTCTAATACAGCGGATGCAGTTGCTGACTGGAGAGCTATTAGAGGTACATCCTATATTTTTCCGAATACGCCACTTACTAATAGCCAAATACAATCCTACCAGTCACAGGGCTTTGAAATAGGAGTACACATTAATACCAATTGCGGTAACTGGACGTCCTCCACGTTACAGAACTTCTACAACACACAAATAGGAGAATTTACATCCAATTTTCCGGGTGCTGCAACGATTCGTACAAATCGCACTCACTGTATTGCCTGGAGTGATTGGGCTACCCAGGCAAAAATAGAAAGTGGTAAGGGAATTCGCCTTGATGTAAATTACTATTATTGGCCAGGTCAATGGATTCAAAACCGGCCGGGGATGTTTACAGGTTCGGGTATGCCCATGCGCTTTGCTGACCTGGATGGATCTATAATTGACTGTTACCAGGTTACAACCCAAATGACAGACGAATCGGATCAAATTTACCCTGGCTTTATCAATGATATGCTAGACAAGGCGATTGGTGCTGAAGGATATTATGGCGTATTCTGTGCGAATATGCATACTGATAATGAAACTTCTACCGGATCTGATGCTATTGTTAATGCTGCATTGGATCATAACATTCCCGTTGTGTCTGCTAAGCAAATGCTTACATGGCTGGATGCCAGGAACTCATCAACGTTTGGCTCACCAGCCTGGAGTAACAATACGTTGACTTTTACGATTAATGCAGCAAGTGGAGCCAGGAACTTAGAAGCCATGTTGCCCTACAATTATGGCACATTTAGATTGAAAACGTTGAAAATTAATGGTGCTTCTCAAGCGGTTCGGAAAGAAATTATTAAAGGTATAACTTATGCCTTCTTCCCGGCTGCTACTGGTAATTATACTGCTGAATACGAAATCAATCCTTGCAGCACACCACCGACGGCTACCTTAAATGCTTCTGTAGATTGTAGCACAAAGACCATTAAGTTAAAACTAGCTACAGCTACTGGCAATGCACCTTATAACGTAGTAGTGAATAATATTACCTATTCAGGTATTACTATAGGACAGGAGTTTGGTGCGATTCAAGCTTCAGAGCAAAGTATTTGGGGCAACAACAATACTCAGTCTTCTGACTACAATGATGGACAATTGATTGAGGTAGGTGTGAAATTCAAAGCTTTACAAAATGGTACCCTAACAGGCATTCGTTTTTATAAGGGAACTTCCAATAACGGAACTCACACTGGTAGATTATACTCAGCTAATGGCACTTTGTTGACCTCAGCTACATTTATAAATGAAACATCCACCGGTTGGCAAGAAGTAAGATTTGGTTCGCCAATACCAATTACAGCAAATACTACCTATGTTGCTTCTTACTTATCACAAAACGGTTGGTATGCAGCTTCTAATAATTATTTTGGAAGTAGTTATACCAATGGCTCTCTTACTGCCTTGCAATCAGGTGGTGGCGAAGTCAATGGCGTTTACAAATATGGTGGAGGCTTCCCTACTGACACCTACCAGGGGGCAAATTATTGGGTGGATGTTCTATTCAAGCCTGATGCTTATACCTACACGCTTACAAGTATAACGGATGCATTGGACTGCAATAACACAGGAAACCTAAGTAGTGCTACCGTTTCAAAACAAGACTTAGAATCTGGCAGTCAAACGTTTTATCAAGACAGCGATGGTGATGGTTATGGAAATACGTCAGTAATACAGACAGGTTGTACGCAACCAACAGGATT
This genomic interval from Flavisolibacter tropicus contains the following:
- a CDS encoding glycosyltransferase family 2 protein, with amino-acid sequence MISVVILTKNEEVSLPSCLASLSWCDDIHVLDSGSTDKTNEIAKMFGANTYVHPFEGFGKQRNYALDNLDFKNEWILFLDADEHSTEKFREAIYKEITKATNGVAGFYCCSKLMLEGRWLKRSDTFPIWQFRLLRKGRARFTNLGHGQKECDLTGEVKYIKEGYLHYSISKGWFEWINRHNIYAKKEAAFRYYNCPPFRNIFVRHASMRRIALKCWLTKSLIWPFLRFIHAYFFKLGFLEGIQGLLYCVNNFYYEFMISIQYRELKRNEIIANGQRSSPILNIKSDLRLVIHQPDKSQISE
- a CDS encoding class I SAM-dependent methyltransferase, with the protein product MLAQIKPFLASNANVEEKENYLEIPIQNQTNGLKANAYYFNHPEWAEEYLNYCHRSDAFINRWRAAIGDWTDKIVVDLGCGPGNIYASLKGKPKLLIGVDVAPKSLEFAKDLGYLPILADATSLPFKSEFADIVTLNAALHHCENMEAVLKEAARLVKPGGLLITDHDPQLSAWNYKGLAKLLWNVRLVWYKVTGHGFHKTNSQQYWGLACELHHKPGHGVTKLFFQKTLKSMGFDVKVFPHNHQLGAEVLEGQIGKAELKYRVGNILSGRNPNAVGSALTLMCVAKKRAFKSSL
- a CDS encoding undecaprenyl-phosphate glucose phosphotransferase, which produces MVFKLAQATNVACALRVKVMNSRYLYYLQVVTAALDIILCNILCLIMSIWLEGPIAFPLTKSYYALGLFISSAWILISYVNKIYSKKNVLSFLLFKKKTLEGIFYFGIIVTAYSVIFYPVMLFSGVFIGVACLLITLTSNRYLYLKIYRAFKSKPFLKEKVVLIGYNATSKKIASSIEENEINKEVIGFCDEESNVEELSHYPILGNIDQALEVCKKYGATEIYSSIAPEYNPEIYRIIQLADRHCIHFRFVPDIDVFIKTPYHVDFWNNMPVLSLRKEPLQQLDNQILKTAFDFVFSLIVVLFILSWLVPLIGLIIWLESGGPVFFKQERNGKGNKKFTCLKFRSMKLNEQADVKQAIVNDERLTRVGKLLRHLNIDELPQFINVLKGEMSIVGPRPHMLKHTTEYAETVDDFMVRHFVKPGITGWAQVNGCRGGIESKEKLKRRVQYDLWYLENWRFVLDVKIILLTTISVFKGDKNAY
- a CDS encoding N,N-dimethylformamidase beta subunit family domain-containing protein yields the protein MMLFLFSILSANAQNAIVAENQKPGSPSSEWDISGAGDLGLQGFATDISVNKGERIQFKIKSNTAYTIDIYRIGYYQGNGARKVGTGTITATLPQTQPAEFEDPVTGLIDCGTWLVSGYWDVPTDAVSGVYVALLKSVSSSGASHIVFIVRDDASTSELLFQTSDATWQAYNNYGGNSLYVGNTSLPGGHASKVSYNRPFLTRDGGGGGGVAEDWLFNAEYPMIRWLERNGYNVTYFTDVDADRRGNLIRNHKVFMSVGHDEYWSAQHRANVEAARDAGVHLAFFSGNEIYWKTRWEPSKDGTNTNYRTLVCYKEGTLGENVCGGKCDPLPNVWTGLWRDGCQSSAADACKPENALSGQISWSGDISTILVPAKYKSYRFWRNTSIATLANNQTASLSTNTLGYEWNYEQNNGAYPAGRVRLSETTVNGKTHKLSLYRHSSGALVFGAGTVQWSWGLDGKHDRGSSPEDLDVQQATINLFADMGVQPGSLQTGVAVTAITERVPPTTVITSPVNGATIASGATLTISGTATETAGVVAGVEVSVDGGVTWNEATGATSWTYSWTVAGTGTFTIKSRAVDDMGNLETTETTANKIQVSTSGTVPPPPDPSPSPIDGPGGPILLITSTSNPFSRYTVEILRTEGFNAFANKDISQVTATELDNYDVVILGEFTLNSTQVTMFTNWVTNGGTLIAMRPGTQLASLFGITVTSNTLSNRYLLVNTATVQGKGIVNQTIQFHGAATLYTLNGATSLATFYSSATAATTNPAVTIRNVGSKGGQAIAFAYDLAKSVIYSRQGNPAWSGQERDGQDGPIRSDDLYYGNASSDPQADWIDLNKVSIPQADEQQRLLTNIIMIGNEDKKPLPRFWFLPRGLKAAIVMTGDDHANGGTAGRFDIYKSMSSSNTADAVADWRAIRGTSYIFPNTPLTNSQIQSYQSQGFEIGVHINTNCGNWTSSTLQNFYNTQIGEFTSNFPGAATIRTNRTHCIAWSDWATQAKIESGKGIRLDVNYYYWPGQWIQNRPGMFTGSGMPMRFADLDGSIIDCYQVTTQMTDESDQIYPGFINDMLDKAIGAEGYYGVFCANMHTDNETSTGSDAIVNAALDHNIPVVSAKQMLTWLDARNSSTFGSPAWSNNTLTFTINAASGARNLEAMLPYNYGTFRLKTLKINGASQAVRKEIIKGITYAFFPAATGNYTAEYEINPCSTPPTATLNASVDCSTKTIKLKLATATGNAPYNVVVNNITYSGITIGQEFGAIQASEQSIWGNNNTQSSDYNDGQLIEVGVKFKALQNGTLTGIRFYKGTSNNGTHTGRLYSANGTLLTSATFINETSTGWQEVRFGSPIPITANTTYVASYLSQNGWYAASNNYFGSSYTNGSLTALQSGGGEVNGVYKYGGGFPTDTYQGANYWVDVLFKPDAYTYTLTSITDALDCNNTGNLSSATVSKQDLESGSQTFYQDSDGDGYGNTSVIQTGCTQPTGFVAQSGDCNDGDNTIYPGAPELCDGKDNDCDGQTDEGCPVPITYYQDSDGDGFGNAAVSQTGTSVPGGYVVNNTDCNDGDNTIYPGAPELCDGKDNDCDGQTDEGCAIKTYYLDNDKDGFGDRSKPISTTLATPPAGYVVNSTDCNDNNKTVYPGAPELCDGLDNDCDNVVDDGLLVTYYRDADGDTYGDPNNSIRSCSQPAGYVTRARDCNDNNNTIYPGAPELCDGLDNDCDGLVDENTKTFYRDVDGDGYGNKNSTIKACSAPAGYVSNSTDCNDNNNKVYPNAPEICDGIDNNCNGKVDENTLTTFYRDADGDGYGNRNVTIKACSAPVGYVLMGNDCNDNDKTIYPNAPELCDGKNNDCDNRTDEGCIVAPTAKLSEQSSSDNIATVPSLAVKVIPNPSSTSFSLSIESPEEKPATIRVFDVLGRVVEMKQGIPANGTIRVGHTYRPGVYHAEVVQGSEKVVVRLLKISQ